A window of the Streptomyces sp. NBC_00250 genome harbors these coding sequences:
- a CDS encoding TetR/AcrR family transcriptional regulator yields the protein MSADKSAAATFRLLWKTRQNARSALGVDSIVEAAIALADAEGLGAVSMQRVAGELGYTAMALYRHVPGKDQLVALMVDRAQGLPPADSGREWRTEILNWADAAWDFYLAHPWMLRVATTGAPTGPHELAWFEALLRPLAQSGLAAENLVATAMFISSAVRDLARIAAEIVPSGSEYGNLLAQVIQPGQFPTLASLMTSGVVEDDGDVRPALEFGLSLVLDGLKTRTS from the coding sequence GTGTCAGCGGACAAGAGCGCGGCGGCTACCTTCCGACTCCTCTGGAAGACGCGGCAGAACGCTCGGTCCGCCCTCGGCGTCGACAGCATCGTCGAGGCCGCCATCGCGCTGGCCGACGCCGAGGGCCTGGGCGCGGTGTCGATGCAGCGGGTCGCCGGCGAACTCGGCTACACCGCGATGGCCCTGTACCGGCACGTCCCGGGGAAGGACCAGCTCGTCGCCCTCATGGTCGACCGCGCTCAAGGCCTGCCCCCGGCGGATTCGGGCAGGGAGTGGCGCACCGAGATCCTGAACTGGGCCGACGCGGCCTGGGACTTCTACCTCGCCCACCCCTGGATGCTGCGCGTGGCGACCACCGGCGCCCCGACAGGTCCCCACGAACTGGCCTGGTTCGAGGCCCTTCTGCGGCCTCTGGCCCAGTCCGGCCTCGCGGCCGAGAACCTGGTCGCCACCGCCATGTTCATCTCCAGCGCCGTCCGCGACCTGGCCCGGATCGCCGCCGAGATCGTCCCGTCCGGCTCCGAATACGGGAACCTGCTCGCCCAGGTCATCCAGCCCGGCCAGTTCCCCACTCTCGCGTCCCTCATGACATCAGGCGTCGTGGAGGACGACGGCGACGTCAGACCCGCCCTCGAATTCGGCCTGAGTCTCGTCCTCGACGGCCTCAAGACCCGGACTTCGTGA
- a CDS encoding YchJ family protein — MSRRKTRPRPSAPRPSAPAVTAESPCPCGLDARYGACCGRFHTGTGGTAPTAALLMRSRYSAFVVRDEAYLLRTWAPETRPGEVDFDPGLRWTGLEIEETTEGTAFHQRGTVTFTARHVHDGEPGAMRERSRFARHEGAWVYVDGDVTG; from the coding sequence ATGTCCCGACGCAAGACCCGCCCGCGCCCGTCCGCCCCCCGCCCGTCCGCGCCCGCCGTGACGGCGGAATCTCCCTGCCCGTGCGGCCTCGACGCCCGGTACGGCGCGTGCTGCGGCCGGTTCCACACGGGTACGGGTGGCACGGCGCCCACCGCCGCACTCCTCATGCGCTCCCGCTACAGCGCCTTCGTCGTCCGCGACGAGGCGTATCTGCTGCGCACCTGGGCGCCGGAGACGAGGCCGGGCGAGGTCGACTTCGACCCCGGCCTGCGCTGGACCGGCCTGGAGATCGAGGAGACCACCGAGGGCACTGCCTTCCACCAGCGTGGCACCGTCACCTTCACGGCGCGCCACGTCCACGACGGCGAACCGGGTGCGATGCGCGAACGGAGCCGCTTCGCCCGCCACGAGGGCGCGTGGGTGTACGTGGACGGCGACGTCACCGGCTAG
- a CDS encoding 6-phospho-beta-glucosidase, producing the protein MKLTILGGGGFRVPLVYGALLGDHAEGRVTHVTLYDLDEGRLSAIARVLAEQGEGVPDAPGVTATTDLDEALRGADFVFSAIRVGGLEGRAADERIALAEGVLGQETVGAGGIAYGLRTVPVAVHIARRIAELAPDAWVINFTNPAGLVTEAMSRILGDRVVGICDSPVGLGRRVARILGADPDEAWIDYVGLNHLGWLRGLRIAGRDELPRLLADEEALGSFEEGRLFGPEWLRSLGSIPNEYLHYYYFNREAVHAYRTAERTRGAYLRDQQAGFYEEMGKPDTGALDAWHRTLADREATYMAANRKAAGIGERDEEDLESGGYEKVALALMRAVARNERATLILNVRNGTTLASLDADAVIEVPCFVDANGAHPVSVSPLPYHAVGLVTAVKAVEREVLAAAESGSRATAVKAFALHPLVDSVTVARRLVEGYTAEHAGLAYLRH; encoded by the coding sequence ATGAAACTGACGATTCTCGGAGGCGGCGGGTTCCGGGTGCCGCTGGTGTACGGCGCTCTCCTCGGCGATCACGCCGAGGGGCGGGTCACCCATGTCACCCTGTACGACCTCGACGAGGGGCGGCTCTCGGCCATCGCCAGGGTCCTCGCGGAGCAGGGCGAGGGCGTACCGGACGCACCCGGCGTCACGGCGACGACGGATCTGGACGAGGCGCTGCGCGGGGCCGACTTCGTGTTCTCCGCGATCCGGGTCGGAGGTCTGGAGGGCAGGGCCGCCGACGAGCGGATCGCGCTCGCCGAGGGCGTGCTCGGCCAGGAGACGGTGGGCGCGGGCGGTATCGCGTACGGTCTGCGGACCGTTCCGGTCGCCGTGCACATCGCGCGCAGGATCGCCGAACTCGCCCCGGACGCCTGGGTCATCAACTTCACCAACCCGGCGGGCCTGGTCACCGAGGCGATGTCCCGGATCCTCGGCGACCGGGTCGTCGGCATCTGCGACTCCCCCGTGGGCCTGGGCCGCCGTGTCGCCCGCATCCTGGGCGCCGACCCGGACGAGGCCTGGATCGACTACGTGGGCCTCAACCACCTGGGCTGGCTGAGGGGGTTGAGGATCGCCGGCCGGGACGAGCTGCCGCGGCTGCTCGCCGACGAGGAGGCGCTCGGCTCCTTCGAGGAGGGCAGGCTGTTCGGCCCGGAGTGGCTGCGCTCGCTGGGCTCGATCCCCAACGAGTATCTGCACTACTACTACTTCAACCGGGAGGCCGTGCACGCCTACCGGACCGCGGAGCGGACGCGCGGCGCCTATCTCCGTGACCAACAGGCCGGTTTCTACGAGGAGATGGGGAAGCCCGACACCGGCGCCCTCGACGCCTGGCACCGTACGCTCGCCGACCGGGAGGCCACCTACATGGCGGCCAACCGGAAGGCCGCCGGGATCGGGGAGCGCGACGAGGAGGACCTGGAGTCGGGCGGCTACGAGAAGGTGGCGCTCGCCCTCATGCGGGCGGTCGCTCGCAATGAGCGGGCCACCCTGATCCTCAACGTCCGCAACGGCACGACGCTCGCCTCGCTCGACGCGGACGCGGTGATCGAGGTGCCCTGCTTCGTGGACGCGAACGGCGCCCATCCCGTGTCGGTGTCCCCGCTGCCATACCACGCGGTCGGCCTGGTGACCGCGGTGAAGGCGGTGGAGCGGGAGGTCCTCGCGGCGGCGGAGAGCGGCTCGCGGGCGACGGCCGTCAAGGCCTTCGCCCTCCATCCGCTGGTCGACTCGGTGACGGTGGCCCGCCGGCTGGTGGAGGGCTACACGGCGGAGCACGCGGGCCTGGCGTACCTGCGGCACTGA
- a CDS encoding M64 family metallopeptidase, giving the protein MTSQNKGVRREVARLVAVCLLAVGLVGTVPAAAETPANGDGPAVVPVQTTGPADRRFNLVFMGDGYTAAEMPAFRADLERHLNTLWSIEPFASYRSYINVWAVEAPSAESGVDCDPGLDAPVRDTALDMGFWGGCNPGSVQRLLTVDSRKAGALADLVPGTSRANRQIVALAHSSTYGGAGGSYATASGGNALSSLITPHEIGHSLGGLQDEYDYYGRGVPGGVYSGPEPSSTHHTLLTERQMLEQRAKWWRWLGEESESGGVIGHFEGGMYSTKGVWRPSRHSLMKTLGYAFDQVEREVMVQAISAKVNLIQDHTPATAPIGADRTVWVDTLHPVGGALAVTWRLDGRTLPTRGARTVDLRKLRLTPGAHTLTATVTDPTPFVRDPAVRASEALTRTVGWTIDPSLTTARDGTGAAFTGHTPTGSPVGARSVVHADTTHAVDRTPAVRWRLDGRPVTTGPNDRDLDLRSFRLTPGTHTLTAHLTGTEETLSWTVDARAASASYELSDPLRTVRRPGSPVEYVYDGPFTMRLTARDDQEGAVVSQFRVDGDGWYTYYGWPTDADAPFRFTPGGTVIDDLVYGKLGRSRAVPWDDATPDYGTHTIEYRTIDAAGNVGPARSFRVTLVEP; this is encoded by the coding sequence ATGACCTCACAGAACAAGGGAGTTCGGCGAGAGGTGGCCCGTCTCGTCGCGGTCTGCCTGCTGGCCGTCGGCCTGGTGGGAACCGTACCGGCGGCGGCGGAGACACCCGCGAACGGTGACGGTCCGGCCGTCGTCCCCGTCCAGACCACAGGGCCGGCGGACCGGCGGTTCAACCTGGTGTTCATGGGCGACGGCTACACCGCGGCGGAGATGCCCGCGTTCCGCGCGGACCTGGAACGACATCTGAACACCCTGTGGAGCATCGAGCCCTTCGCCTCGTACCGCTCGTACATCAACGTCTGGGCGGTGGAGGCCCCTTCGGCCGAGTCGGGCGTGGACTGCGACCCCGGCCTTGACGCCCCCGTCCGCGACACCGCGCTCGACATGGGGTTCTGGGGCGGTTGCAACCCGGGCAGTGTCCAGCGGCTGCTGACCGTCGACAGCCGCAAGGCCGGCGCGCTCGCCGATCTCGTCCCCGGCACGAGCCGCGCCAACCGGCAGATCGTCGCCCTCGCTCACAGCTCCACCTACGGTGGCGCGGGCGGCAGTTACGCCACCGCGTCCGGCGGCAACGCGCTCTCGTCGCTCATCACCCCGCACGAGATAGGCCACTCGCTCGGCGGCCTCCAGGACGAGTACGACTACTACGGGCGAGGGGTGCCGGGCGGGGTGTACTCCGGCCCCGAGCCCTCCTCCACCCACCACACGCTCCTGACGGAACGCCAGATGCTGGAGCAGCGGGCCAAGTGGTGGCGCTGGCTCGGCGAGGAGAGCGAGTCGGGCGGCGTCATCGGCCACTTCGAGGGCGGCATGTACAGCACGAAGGGCGTCTGGCGACCGAGCCGCCACTCCCTGATGAAGACCCTCGGTTACGCCTTCGACCAGGTGGAGCGCGAGGTGATGGTCCAGGCGATCTCCGCCAAGGTGAACCTGATCCAGGACCACACTCCGGCCACCGCGCCGATCGGGGCGGACCGGACGGTGTGGGTGGACACCCTGCACCCGGTCGGCGGCGCGCTCGCCGTGACCTGGCGGCTTGACGGGCGGACCCTGCCCACGCGCGGAGCCCGCACGGTCGACCTGCGGAAACTGCGTCTCACCCCCGGCGCGCACACGCTCACGGCGACGGTCACCGACCCGACACCCTTCGTCCGCGACCCGGCGGTCCGCGCCTCGGAGGCGCTCACCCGGACCGTCGGCTGGACGATCGACCCGTCCCTCACCACCGCGCGCGACGGAACCGGGGCCGCGTTCACCGGCCACACGCCCACCGGCTCACCCGTCGGCGCCCGGTCGGTCGTCCACGCGGACACCACCCACGCGGTGGACCGAACCCCTGCCGTGCGCTGGCGCCTTGACGGCCGGCCCGTCACGACCGGCCCCAACGACCGCGACCTGGACCTGCGTTCGTTCCGTCTCACCCCCGGCACCCACACCCTGACGGCCCATCTCACGGGCACGGAAGAGACGTTGAGCTGGACCGTGGACGCCCGCGCGGCCTCCGCGTCGTACGAGCTGTCGGATCCGCTGCGTACGGTACGACGTCCCGGGAGCCCCGTGGAGTACGTCTACGACGGCCCGTTCACGATGCGGCTGACCGCGCGGGACGATCAGGAGGGCGCGGTGGTGAGCCAGTTCCGGGTCGACGGCGACGGCTGGTACACGTACTACGGCTGGCCGACGGACGCGGACGCGCCGTTCCGCTTCACGCCGGGCGGCACGGTGATCGACGACCTCGTGTACGGGAAGCTGGGCCGGAGCCGCGCGGTGCCGTGGGACGACGCGACCCCCGACTACGGCACGCACACGATCGAGTACCGCACGATCGACGCGGCCGGAAACGTCGGCCCGGCACGGAGCTTCCGGGTGACGCTGGTGGAGCCGTAG
- a CDS encoding SAM-dependent methyltransferase yields MTQDPASPRSEIRIDTSTPHPARMYDWFLGGKDNYPVDEAMARQLLTVDARGRDMARVNRAFMHRAIRWLSAHGVRQYLDVGTGIPTEPNLHQIAQGAARDSRIVYCDNDPIVLAHAAALLRSTPEGATEYIQADAREPEIILERAGKVLDFDQPIALSMLALLHFVGDEDGAYELVRKLVDQLAPGSYLVLSHVTGDFNPEGAAEAVAMYKARGLTLRPRSRDELAAFFDGMEFVEPGVSLTAEWHPELGEPVPVPGDEPIPGWAAVARKL; encoded by the coding sequence ATGACCCAGGACCCCGCATCCCCGCGGAGTGAGATACGCATCGACACCAGCACGCCGCATCCGGCACGCATGTACGACTGGTTCCTGGGCGGCAAGGACAACTACCCGGTCGACGAGGCGATGGCGCGCCAGCTGCTCACCGTCGACGCCCGGGGCCGGGACATGGCCCGCGTCAACCGGGCCTTCATGCACCGCGCCATCCGCTGGCTCAGCGCCCACGGCGTCCGCCAGTACCTCGACGTCGGTACGGGCATCCCGACCGAGCCCAACCTGCACCAGATCGCGCAGGGGGCCGCGCGGGACTCCCGGATCGTCTACTGCGACAACGACCCGATCGTGCTCGCGCACGCGGCCGCCCTGCTGCGCTCGACCCCGGAAGGGGCCACCGAGTACATCCAGGCGGACGCCCGCGAACCCGAGATCATCCTTGAAAGGGCCGGAAAGGTCCTTGATTTCGATCAGCCCATCGCGCTGTCGATGCTCGCCCTGCTGCACTTCGTGGGGGACGAGGACGGCGCGTACGAGCTGGTCCGCAAGCTCGTGGACCAGTTGGCGCCGGGCAGTTACCTGGTCCTCTCCCATGTCACCGGGGACTTCAACCCCGAGGGCGCGGCGGAGGCGGTCGCGATGTACAAGGCGCGCGGGCTGACCCTGCGGCCCCGCTCGCGGGACGAGCTGGCCGCGTTCTTCGACGGCATGGAGTTCGTCGAGCCCGGCGTCTCGCTCACCGCCGAGTGGCACCCGGAGCTGGGTGAGCCGGTCCCGGTGCCGGGCGACGAGCCCATCCCGGGATGGGCCGCGGTGGCCCGCAAGCTCTGA
- a CDS encoding DUF397 domain-containing protein: MDRIYNGMPAAELGAEGWHKPWSGGNGGNCVEAMKLADGRVAVRQSADPEGPALIYTHGEIAAFIQGAKSGQADFLLT, encoded by the coding sequence ATGGATCGCATATACAACGGCATGCCCGCCGCTGAGCTCGGTGCCGAGGGTTGGCACAAGCCCTGGAGCGGCGGGAACGGGGGCAACTGCGTGGAGGCCATGAAGCTGGCCGACGGCAGAGTCGCCGTGCGACAGTCCGCAGACCCTGAAGGACCCGCGCTCATCTACACCCACGGGGAGATCGCAGCTTTCATCCAAGGGGCCAAATCCGGTCAGGCTGACTTTCTGCTCACCTGA
- a CDS encoding helix-turn-helix domain-containing protein, with amino-acid sequence MSEPRSAPTVGQVVLGRRLQDLRERAGLKREEAAKILRVAPATVRRMETAEVALKIPYVQLLLREYGITDSEAEGFIALAEEANLPGWWQRFHDVLPGWFSMYVSLEGAAGLIRAYEPQFVPGLLQTEDYARAILRSGAVGGGSDAAKDEDAERHVALRMERQSLLTREDAPKFWVIMDETVFRRPVGAGPEVMRDQLDRLLEASELPNVTLQIAEFASGHHPGTYGPFVLFRFAMPELPDMVYSEYLTGAVYLDARPEVASHLEVMDRMAAQAATAQRTKEILRDLRKEL; translated from the coding sequence GTGAGCGAGCCGCGGTCCGCCCCCACGGTGGGACAGGTCGTTCTCGGCAGGCGCCTGCAGGATCTGCGGGAGCGAGCCGGCCTGAAGAGGGAAGAGGCCGCGAAGATCCTCCGGGTGGCCCCTGCCACCGTCCGGCGGATGGAGACCGCCGAGGTCGCACTGAAGATTCCGTACGTGCAGCTCCTGTTGAGGGAGTACGGGATCACGGACTCGGAGGCCGAGGGGTTCATCGCCCTCGCGGAGGAGGCCAACCTCCCCGGCTGGTGGCAGCGGTTCCACGACGTGCTGCCCGGCTGGTTCTCCATGTACGTCAGCCTGGAGGGGGCGGCCGGTCTCATCCGGGCCTACGAGCCCCAGTTCGTCCCCGGTCTGCTCCAGACCGAGGACTACGCCCGCGCCATTCTGCGCAGCGGGGCGGTCGGCGGCGGCAGCGATGCCGCCAAGGACGAGGACGCCGAGCGGCATGTAGCCCTACGGATGGAGCGCCAGTCCCTGCTGACCAGGGAGGACGCCCCGAAGTTCTGGGTGATCATGGACGAGACGGTGTTCCGCCGACCGGTCGGCGCCGGGCCCGAAGTGATGCGCGACCAGCTCGACCGGCTGCTCGAAGCGTCGGAGCTGCCGAACGTCACCCTGCAGATCGCGGAGTTCGCGTCCGGCCACCATCCCGGCACCTACGGACCGTTCGTCCTCTTCCGCTTCGCCATGCCCGAACTGCCGGACATGGTCTACAGCGAGTACCTGACCGGCGCCGTCTATCTCGACGCGCGCCCCGAGGTGGCATCCCACCTGGAGGTCATGGACCGCATGGCGGCTCAGGCCGCGACTGCACAACGCACGAAGGAGATCCTTCGGGATCTCCGCAAGGAGCTGTGA
- a CDS encoding ATP-binding protein, whose amino-acid sequence MAPRPLPQTDTDTVRRFAFELPALTQSVARARRLAEERLILWGCGPDIRDTVALVVSELVTNAVVHTASDRFICELREGEDTLRIAVRDEGGPAGPRIRDCGVDERGRGLLIVDALCTAWGADRTGHGTAQVVWAELAHGTGETC is encoded by the coding sequence ATGGCCCCGCGCCCACTGCCGCAGACCGATACCGACACCGTCCGCCGCTTCGCCTTCGAGCTGCCCGCCCTCACCCAGTCGGTCGCGCGGGCCCGTCGGCTCGCGGAGGAACGGCTCATTCTCTGGGGCTGCGGCCCCGACATACGCGACACGGTGGCCCTGGTCGTCTCCGAGCTCGTCACCAACGCCGTCGTGCACACCGCCAGCGACCGGTTCATATGCGAGCTCCGCGAGGGCGAGGACACCCTGCGGATAGCCGTGCGGGACGAGGGCGGCCCGGCAGGACCCCGGATACGCGACTGCGGCGTGGACGAACGCGGCCGCGGACTCCTCATCGTCGACGCGCTGTGCACCGCCTGGGGCGCCGACCGCACCGGACACGGCACCGCCCAGGTCGTCTGGGCCGAGCTGGCCCACGGCACGGGGGAAACATGCTGA
- a CDS encoding class I SAM-dependent methyltransferase produces MFTPQGPSLRELTVQALSSVEHGYDLLADKFDATPFRTSDRLLTAVTHTLETLGPFDSGLDVCCGTGAGLDVLRSVCAGPVTGVDFSAGMLARARDAHPTATLVRADALALPFAPVFDLAVSFGAFGHFLPDEQRTLFAQVHGSLRPGGTFAFPVPAPPPVGSRLYWILWGFDATMRVRNALWRPPFVMYYRTFRLPDVRSRLEHAGFDVCFTPVEPLGRRDDGSPRCRLVVARKK; encoded by the coding sequence ATGTTCACCCCGCAGGGTCCCAGCCTCCGCGAGCTGACCGTCCAGGCCCTCTCCTCCGTCGAGCACGGCTACGACCTGCTCGCGGACAAGTTCGACGCGACCCCGTTCCGCACCTCCGACCGCCTCCTGACCGCGGTCACCCACACCCTGGAGACCCTCGGCCCCTTCGACTCGGGGCTCGACGTCTGCTGCGGCACCGGCGCCGGACTCGACGTCCTCCGCTCGGTCTGCGCGGGCCCGGTCACCGGCGTCGACTTCAGTGCGGGCATGCTGGCCCGGGCCCGCGACGCCCACCCCACCGCCACCCTGGTCCGCGCCGACGCCCTGGCCCTGCCCTTCGCCCCGGTCTTCGACCTGGCGGTCAGCTTCGGCGCCTTCGGCCATTTCCTCCCGGACGAGCAGCGCACCCTGTTCGCCCAGGTCCACGGCTCGCTCCGCCCCGGCGGCACGTTCGCCTTCCCCGTCCCCGCCCCGCCCCCGGTCGGCTCCCGCCTCTACTGGATCCTGTGGGGCTTCGACGCGACGATGCGGGTCCGCAACGCGCTCTGGCGCCCACCGTTCGTCATGTACTACCGCACCTTCCGCCTCCCGGACGTCCGCTCCCGCCTGGAGCACGCGGGCTTCGACGTCTGCTTCACCCCGGTCGAGCCCCTGGGCCGCCGGGACGACGGCAGCCCCAGGTGCCGCCTGGTGGTGGCGCGGAAGAAGTAG
- a CDS encoding DUF4352 domain-containing protein — protein sequence MGGLVLVVGLVGVLIGAGAFGGGRGEGTAGDSTPPPPVSTSPEARATSVPPSSETPTPRSSSGEGEGEGDGDVRAFGRTQGYEDGVEVTVSAPVAFTPSTGAAGHTAGNATVAVDVTVRNGGDVRLELATVQVQVRDSAGRAAGRVFDAEPHLGAGLSGTLLPDRKALAAYNFDVPPTKGSVLDVEVKVGERPSLFWSGEVG from the coding sequence GTGGGCGGGCTCGTCCTCGTCGTCGGACTGGTGGGCGTCCTGATCGGCGCGGGGGCCTTCGGCGGCGGCCGCGGTGAGGGGACGGCGGGCGATTCGACCCCGCCACCGCCCGTGTCGACGTCACCGGAGGCCAGGGCCACGTCAGTGCCGCCGAGCTCCGAGACGCCCACCCCCCGGAGTTCCTCCGGTGAAGGTGAAGGTGAGGGTGACGGTGACGTTCGTGCCTTCGGCCGGACGCAGGGGTACGAGGACGGGGTCGAGGTCACCGTGTCGGCGCCGGTCGCTTTCACTCCGTCGACCGGAGCGGCCGGGCACACGGCGGGCAACGCGACGGTGGCCGTGGACGTCACCGTGCGCAACGGCGGCGACGTGCGGCTTGAGCTGGCGACCGTGCAGGTACAGGTCAGGGACAGCGCGGGCCGTGCGGCCGGGCGGGTGTTCGACGCGGAACCCCACCTCGGGGCCGGGCTCTCGGGGACCCTGCTGCCCGACAGGAAGGCGTTGGCGGCCTACAACTTCGACGTACCACCGACCAAGGGCTCGGTCCTCGACGTCGAGGTGAAGGTCGGCGAGCGGCCTTCCCTCTTCTGGAGCGGCGAGGTCGGGTAG
- a CDS encoding zinc ribbon domain-containing protein YjdM: MIENIPPCPQCSSEYTYEMNNLVVCPECGHEWVPAADGASGAAPAEAGGERVIKDAVGNVLSDGDTVTVVKALKVKGNPSGIKAGTKVRNIRLVDGVDGHDIDCRIDGFGAMQLKSSVVKKA; encoded by the coding sequence GTGATCGAGAACATTCCCCCCTGTCCCCAGTGCTCCAGCGAGTACACCTACGAGATGAACAATCTGGTGGTGTGCCCCGAGTGCGGCCACGAGTGGGTGCCGGCCGCCGACGGCGCGAGCGGTGCCGCGCCTGCGGAGGCGGGCGGGGAGCGCGTGATCAAGGACGCCGTCGGCAACGTGCTGAGCGACGGCGACACGGTGACCGTCGTCAAGGCGCTCAAGGTCAAGGGCAACCCCTCCGGGATCAAGGCGGGCACCAAGGTGCGCAACATCCGCCTGGTCGACGGGGTCGACGGGCACGACATCGACTGCAGGATCGACGGCTTCGGCGCCATGCAGCTCAAGTCCAGCGTGGTCAAGAAGGCCTGA
- a CDS encoding sugar phosphate isomerase/epimerase family protein encodes MSRTRRSEAANDPELVHRLSRRNMLGVAAGATAAALLGAAAAAAAAAENDSERHGQGHGRPVLPPGRLGIQLYSLRDKVATLGFAAVFAELQKYGYDEVEYAGYSQGSAGPISLAQLKRLTRDHGLRPIGSHVGYYADDPTAYTFAQNLDRVLDDAAALGLPHIGTASGPWRYGSTVDGWKRCAEEFNRFGAAARKRGMKFYQHNHSEEFSFASDRPDVRLYDVLLAETDPDLVHLEMDIFWAYVGQYRYSTRPDGTPAPFDPLDYVLAQPHRYPLFHVKDGDRDDTAVPYGYRMTDVGDGDIDYRRFISAVNRTHHGRNAHHWQTERDNPVDSLSFARRSSAHLHSLREKGR; translated from the coding sequence ATGAGTCGCACCCGCCGTTCCGAAGCCGCCAACGACCCCGAGCTCGTCCACAGGCTCAGCAGGCGGAACATGCTGGGCGTCGCCGCCGGCGCGACCGCCGCCGCCCTCCTCGGTGCCGCGGCCGCCGCGGCCGCCGCGGCCGAGAACGACAGTGAGCGCCACGGCCAGGGCCATGGCCGCCCCGTCCTGCCGCCCGGCCGCCTCGGAATCCAGCTCTACTCGCTCCGCGACAAGGTCGCGACCCTCGGCTTCGCCGCCGTCTTCGCCGAACTGCAGAAGTACGGCTACGACGAGGTCGAGTACGCCGGCTACAGCCAGGGCTCCGCCGGTCCCATCAGCCTCGCCCAGCTCAAGCGCCTCACCCGCGACCACGGTCTGCGTCCCATAGGCAGCCACGTCGGCTACTACGCCGACGACCCCACCGCCTACACCTTCGCCCAGAACCTCGACCGTGTCCTCGACGACGCGGCCGCCCTGGGCCTGCCCCACATCGGCACCGCCTCCGGGCCCTGGCGCTACGGCTCCACGGTCGACGGCTGGAAGCGCTGTGCCGAGGAGTTCAACAGGTTCGGCGCCGCGGCGAGGAAGCGCGGCATGAAGTTCTACCAGCACAACCACTCGGAGGAGTTCTCCTTCGCCAGTGACCGCCCCGACGTACGCCTCTACGACGTCCTTCTCGCCGAGACCGACCCCGACCTGGTGCACCTGGAGATGGACATCTTCTGGGCGTACGTCGGCCAGTACCGCTACTCCACCCGCCCGGACGGCACCCCCGCCCCCTTCGACCCGCTCGACTACGTCCTCGCCCAGCCCCACCGCTATCCGCTGTTCCACGTCAAGGACGGCGACCGCGACGACACCGCCGTCCCCTACGGCTACCGGATGACCGACGTCGGGGACGGCGACATCGACTACCGGCGCTTCATCTCGGCGGTGAACCGCACCCACCACGGCAGGAACGCCCACCACTGGCAGACCGAGCGCGACAACCCCGTCGACTCGCTGAGCTTCGCCCGCAGGTCCAGCGCCCACCTCCACTCCCTGCGCGAGAAGGGCCGCTGA